The Halomicronema hongdechloris C2206 genome includes a window with the following:
- a CDS encoding pyroglutamyl-peptidase I family protein — translation MDSPVMGYLANATDSHGLPAMSFPILITSFAPWQAHQLSNSSDDLLMYLHRQRGLPANVTMLRHLPVNYELAPAIVMAKLLELCPRLILCCGMAESRPCLSLEQTGRWQQTVLYTSLDLTRLVRDTRVTQISDHAGNYVCNYLYFRLLDFIQRQRWPTLALFIHVPVLTSANRAILAADFALILRRLTLWAIQAMSGEDTPYPAKSSPAVLPLATGTAPVPANVSAKSNP, via the coding sequence GTGGACAGTCCTGTAATGGGCTATCTGGCCAACGCGACAGACTCCCACGGCCTGCCTGCCATGAGTTTCCCCATCCTGATCACCTCTTTCGCCCCTTGGCAAGCTCATCAGCTGTCCAACTCCTCTGACGACTTACTCATGTACCTGCACCGGCAGCGGGGGTTGCCAGCCAACGTGACGATGTTGCGTCACCTGCCCGTTAACTATGAGTTGGCACCGGCCATAGTCATGGCCAAGCTGCTAGAGTTGTGCCCCCGGTTGATTCTCTGCTGTGGTATGGCGGAGAGCCGTCCCTGCTTAAGTTTGGAGCAGACGGGGCGCTGGCAGCAGACAGTGCTGTACACCTCTCTAGATCTGACCCGGTTGGTTCGAGACACCCGGGTGACTCAGATCAGTGACCATGCCGGTAATTACGTCTGTAACTATCTCTATTTCAGGCTGTTGGACTTCATTCAGCGCCAGCGCTGGCCCACCCTGGCCCTATTTATCCATGTGCCGGTGCTCACGTCAGCCAATAGGGCCATACTTGCGGCTGACTTTGCCTTGATCCTCCGTCGCCTGACATTATGGGCTATCCAAGCAATGTCGGGCGAGGACACCCCCTATCCGGCTAAGTCAAGCCCCGCCGTTCTCCCGTTAGCGACAGGGACAGCACCTGTGCCTGCTAATGTCTCTGCTAAAAGCAACCCATAA
- a CDS encoding DVUA0089 family protein, whose amino-acid sequence MTQPHTQVAVNPCLLLINLIGWGLVGSFSLPSLAANSPLPALQETLQLALCLNDRQQAIAALGPLLAHSEITPAYRQQLVTLRHYLEHPTLGQVGVERQTCDRTLARYLPVDFPGEADQALLLALGGRRRLPHQQAAQAAALERSGIARTEVIDLAALSPVTPIDTEAGSGVTAGAVKRGQEVFSFVAQEGDQITLEVEVTQILTGTLYTDDDSQLFLFDDQGRLLAENDDFRGLESTILRYSLPRTGTYYVAVTTYNNDPVLDENNVVVDWIGSGGSHIEFVLTVEGVTPLEELQRLPPAGGE is encoded by the coding sequence ATGACGCAGCCGCACACTCAGGTCGCTGTTAATCCTTGTTTGCTGCTCATCAACCTGATCGGTTGGGGACTGGTGGGTAGTTTCAGTTTGCCGTCTCTTGCAGCTAATTCCCCCTTGCCTGCCCTGCAGGAGACTTTGCAGTTGGCCCTCTGTCTAAATGACCGCCAGCAGGCGATAGCCGCATTGGGACCATTGCTGGCCCATTCTGAGATCACGCCTGCTTACCGGCAACAATTGGTGACGTTACGCCATTATTTGGAACATCCAACCCTGGGACAGGTCGGGGTGGAGCGGCAGACTTGCGATCGCACCCTGGCCCGCTATCTCCCGGTGGATTTTCCTGGGGAAGCAGATCAGGCGTTATTACTGGCCCTTGGTGGGCGGCGGCGACTGCCCCATCAGCAGGCCGCCCAAGCGGCGGCTCTAGAGCGTAGCGGTATTGCTCGCACCGAGGTGATTGATCTGGCCGCCTTGTCCCCAGTCACCCCCATCGACACTGAGGCTGGATCGGGGGTGACAGCCGGTGCTGTCAAGCGCGGGCAGGAGGTCTTTAGCTTCGTGGCCCAGGAGGGCGATCAGATCACCCTCGAGGTAGAGGTGACTCAGATCCTAACCGGCACCCTCTACACCGATGATGACTCCCAGCTGTTTCTATTCGATGACCAGGGGCGCTTGCTGGCTGAAAACGATGATTTCAGAGGCTTAGAGTCGACAATTCTGCGATACTCCCTGCCCCGCACTGGCACCTACTATGTGGCCGTCACCACCTACAACAACGACCCGGTGCTGGATGAAAACAATGTGGTGGTGGATTGGATTGGCAGTGGCGGTAGCCACATCGAGTTTGTCTTAACCGTTGAGGGAGTAACGCCCCTGGAAGAATTGCAGCGGTTGCCGCCGGCTGGGGGCGAGTGA
- a CDS encoding carbohydrate kinase family protein, translating to MVSPAHPMGKHHLPAQPVTCIGECLIDRLMAPDSLTGTDYPGGAPANVACALVKLGRAARFLGCIGQDVAGDTLIQRLQAIGVDCQGVQRSKAPTRQVIVKRNAMGERWFAGFSHSDPSGFADARLSSDWLQLHWSQATAGLVMGTLALAYPQSRAAMAQAATLAQQHDVPIIIDINWRPMFWPNPAIALEIIHDFLKQATLLKWSQDDAQELLGTADPEVIARQFPQAKAVLVTAGAAGCTYVAWGQRGYQPAFAVPSQDTTGAGDAFLAAFLCQLLERGWDSLKQPQQVAAIVAYASAAGALATCQAGAIAAQPTAAEIAALLKASSPLQ from the coding sequence GTGGTCTCTCCAGCTCACCCCATGGGGAAACATCATCTACCTGCTCAGCCTGTCACCTGTATAGGGGAATGTCTGATCGATCGCTTGATGGCTCCTGACTCCCTCACGGGGACAGACTATCCAGGGGGAGCGCCTGCCAATGTCGCCTGTGCCTTGGTGAAATTGGGCCGAGCTGCTCGATTTCTGGGCTGTATCGGGCAGGATGTTGCAGGGGACACTTTGATTCAACGGCTTCAAGCGATTGGGGTGGATTGTCAAGGGGTGCAGCGATCTAAAGCTCCTACTCGTCAGGTGATTGTGAAGCGTAATGCAATGGGAGAGCGTTGGTTTGCTGGGTTTAGTCATTCAGATCCCTCTGGGTTTGCTGATGCCCGGTTATCATCTGACTGGTTGCAATTGCATTGGTCCCAGGCAACCGCAGGTCTGGTCATGGGGACCCTAGCATTAGCCTATCCTCAGAGCAGAGCGGCAATGGCACAGGCGGCAACCCTGGCTCAGCAACATGACGTTCCTATTATTATCGACATCAATTGGCGGCCCATGTTTTGGCCAAATCCCGCCATCGCCCTGGAGATAATTCATGATTTCCTCAAACAAGCTACCCTGCTCAAATGGTCCCAAGACGATGCTCAGGAGTTGTTGGGAACAGCGGATCCAGAGGTCATCGCTAGGCAGTTTCCTCAGGCTAAAGCCGTGCTGGTGACTGCTGGCGCTGCTGGTTGTACCTACGTCGCATGGGGACAACGTGGGTATCAGCCAGCCTTTGCTGTCCCTAGTCAAGACACCACGGGAGCCGGAGATGCGTTTCTAGCCGCTTTCTTATGCCAGTTGCTAGAGAGGGGATGGGATAGCTTAAAACAGCCGCAGCAGGTGGCTGCTATAGTGGCCTACGCCAGCGCGGCAGGGGCCCTAGCTACCTGCCAAGCAGGAGCCATTGCCGCTCAACCAACCGCTGCAGAAATTGCTGCTCTACTGAAGGCATCATCACCACTTCAATAG
- a CDS encoding NAD(P)H-quinone oxidoreductase subunit H, producing MSRIETKTEPMVINMGPHHPSMHGVLRLIVTLDGEDVIDCEPVIGYLHRGMEKIAESRTNIMFIPYVSRWDYAAGMFNEAITVNAPEQLADVDVPKRARYIRVLMLELNRIANHLLWLGPFLADVGAQTPFFYIFREREMIYDLWEAATGMRLINNNYFRIGGVAADLPYGWIDKCLDFCDYFDPKVDEYERLITNNPIFRRRIEGIGTISREDAIAWGLSGPMLRGSGVKWDLRKVDHYECYDDFDWDVHWETAGDCLARYLVRIREMRESVKILRQACRQIPGGPYENLEAKRMAEGPKSQWNDTDYQFIGKKIPPTFKIPSGEHYVRLETGKGELGIFIIGDDNVFPWRWKIRPPDFNNLQIFPHILRGVKVADIVAILGSVDIIMGSVDR from the coding sequence ATGTCAAGAATTGAGACTAAAACTGAACCCATGGTGATTAACATGGGGCCGCACCATCCCTCGATGCACGGGGTATTGCGTCTGATTGTCACCCTGGATGGGGAAGATGTGATTGATTGCGAACCGGTAATTGGCTACCTCCATCGTGGCATGGAGAAGATCGCCGAAAGCCGCACCAATATCATGTTCATCCCCTATGTCAGCCGTTGGGACTATGCGGCAGGCATGTTCAATGAAGCGATTACGGTAAACGCTCCAGAGCAGCTGGCAGATGTAGATGTGCCTAAGCGGGCTCGCTATATTCGAGTGCTGATGCTGGAGCTGAATCGAATCGCTAACCACCTACTGTGGCTGGGACCGTTTCTGGCAGATGTTGGAGCCCAGACCCCATTCTTCTACATCTTCCGTGAGCGGGAGATGATCTACGATCTCTGGGAAGCCGCCACTGGTATGCGGCTCATTAACAACAACTACTTCCGCATCGGTGGAGTCGCCGCTGATTTGCCCTACGGTTGGATTGATAAGTGCTTAGACTTCTGTGACTACTTCGATCCCAAGGTTGACGAGTACGAGCGCCTCATTACCAACAATCCGATTTTCCGTCGCCGCATTGAAGGGATTGGCACCATCAGCCGTGAGGATGCCATTGCCTGGGGGCTCTCTGGCCCCATGCTGCGCGGTTCCGGAGTCAAGTGGGACCTACGCAAGGTAGACCACTACGAGTGCTACGACGACTTCGACTGGGACGTTCATTGGGAAACCGCCGGCGATTGTTTAGCGCGCTACTTAGTGCGCATTCGGGAAATGCGAGAATCGGTGAAAATCCTGCGCCAAGCCTGCCGTCAGATTCCAGGGGGCCCTTACGAAAACTTAGAAGCCAAACGCATGGCTGAAGGACCAAAGTCTCAATGGAACGACACTGACTACCAATTCATCGGCAAAAAGATCCCACCCACATTTAAGATTCCCTCCGGGGAGCACTACGTGCGCCTGGAGACCGGTAAGGGAGAACTGGGTATCTTTATCATCGGCGATGACAATGTCTTTCCCTGGCGTTGGAAGATTCGTCCACCCGATTTTAACAACCTACAAATCTTTCCCCATATCCTGCGAGGGGTAAAGGTGGCCGATATCGTCGCCATTCTAGGTAGCGTCGATATCATCATGGGCTCGGTTGATCGTTAA
- a CDS encoding ATP-binding protein: MKTELHIPSDPRFLMVVENWLLDALRVELAQQSDWPQVASRLRLALVEAYSNVVRHAHAEQPSLPTVMVLQVTDVAISLEVWDSGIGFDLSSSPEHLPAPSDCRDGGYGWLILCRLMDEVQYYRQVEGGRNCLRLTSFLKPTSLVPSLGHSGQ; this comes from the coding sequence ATGAAGACAGAGTTACATATTCCCAGCGACCCGAGATTTCTCATGGTGGTCGAGAACTGGCTGCTGGATGCACTGCGGGTGGAGTTAGCCCAGCAATCGGACTGGCCTCAGGTGGCCTCTCGGCTACGGTTAGCCCTGGTTGAGGCCTATTCCAATGTGGTCCGCCATGCCCATGCCGAGCAGCCATCCCTGCCCACGGTTATGGTGCTGCAGGTCACTGATGTCGCTATTTCGTTAGAAGTTTGGGATTCCGGTATCGGCTTTGATCTCAGTTCTAGTCCAGAGCATCTACCCGCCCCTTCTGACTGCCGAGACGGAGGCTATGGTTGGTTGATCCTGTGTCGACTGATGGATGAAGTTCAATATTATCGGCAGGTCGAGGGGGGCCGCAATTGCCTGCGACTGACCTCGTTTCTCAAACCGACGTCGTTAGTTCCGTCACTGGGCCATAGCGGGCAATGA
- the sds gene encoding solanesyl diphosphate synthase: protein MTSVTSLFAPVEADLVILADNLKSLVGTRHPILYAAAEHLFGAGGKRIRPAIVFLLSRATMLSQDITPKHRRLAEITEMIHTASLVHDDVVDEAATRRGVPTVHSNFGNQVAVLAGDFLFAQSSWYLANLDNLTVVKLLSQVIMDLAEGEIQQGLNRFDPDLSMEAYLQKSYCKTASLIANSAKAAGVLSGLPDEATQQLYDYGRNLGLAFQIVDDILDFTSSDDVLGKPAGSDLKNGNLTAPVLYALEEKPYLAALIEREFSQPGDFDQAIDLVESSQGLERSRQLAAQHGHRSIDCLQSLPASESRDALVELVDYVLRRLH, encoded by the coding sequence ATGACTTCAGTCACTTCTTTGTTTGCCCCGGTTGAAGCCGATTTAGTTATCCTGGCTGATAACCTCAAGAGTCTCGTGGGTACTCGACACCCGATTCTTTATGCTGCGGCTGAGCATCTCTTTGGTGCCGGTGGAAAGCGCATCCGCCCAGCGATCGTCTTTCTGCTATCTCGCGCTACCATGCTTAGCCAAGACATAACCCCTAAGCATCGCCGACTGGCTGAGATTACTGAAATGATTCATACAGCCAGTCTCGTCCACGATGATGTGGTGGATGAGGCCGCAACCCGTCGAGGCGTCCCGACAGTTCATAGCAACTTCGGCAACCAAGTCGCCGTCCTGGCTGGAGATTTCCTGTTTGCCCAATCATCTTGGTATCTAGCTAATCTCGACAATCTTACTGTGGTCAAGCTGTTATCCCAGGTAATTATGGATTTAGCGGAAGGCGAAATTCAGCAGGGGTTAAATCGCTTCGACCCTGACCTCTCTATGGAGGCCTACCTACAAAAAAGCTATTGTAAGACCGCCTCTTTGATTGCCAATAGTGCTAAAGCAGCGGGTGTCTTGAGTGGACTGCCTGATGAGGCTACCCAGCAACTCTATGACTATGGTCGAAATTTGGGATTAGCCTTCCAAATTGTGGATGATATCCTTGACTTCACTAGTTCAGACGATGTCTTGGGCAAACCAGCCGGATCAGATTTGAAAAACGGGAATCTAACGGCACCAGTGCTCTATGCCTTGGAGGAAAAGCCCTATTTAGCTGCTTTGATTGAACGGGAATTTTCTCAGCCGGGAGACTTCGACCAAGCTATTGACCTGGTTGAGTCTAGCCAGGGGCTAGAACGCTCTCGGCAATTAGCGGCTCAGCATGGTCATCGCTCTATCGATTGCTTGCAGAGCCTACCGGCTTCTGAGTCTCGAGATGCCCTAGTCGAGTTAGTAGACTACGTACTACGACGCTTGCATTGA
- a CDS encoding SpoIIE family protein phosphatase has protein sequence MSLGQGDKLKLMVVDDEPDNLDLLYRTFRREFQVFKAANGFEALDILAQQGEMAVIISDQRMPRMNGTEFLSRTVAHFPDTIRIVLTGYTDVDDLVEAINSGKVFKYITKPWNPENLKTVVLQAADTYKVVKQRTKALTQALRRESVINTVLKALRESLDYASMLHKVVQTLGDTCDATHAILHPIPALPTGLHDSQALESGPYAYQAKSPLSSELQAFLLEDSRKRICLEPEQLQANLASLTFQGLAIRALTLPLIYQQNYLAVVVLYQIGSGIPWSSDTLGLVEGITEQIALAISQAQLYQHTRLQTHQMQTELAVARQIQANLLRQQLPVVNGVRIQARCLPAREVGGDFFEVYCHPQGDLWLAVGDVSGKGVPAALFMASALSVLRRELAQATPAAPYRLMQTLNQSLSMELVSNNCFITLVLVRYVPTTGQVIYANAGHIYPMVWSDYQGQGQAPAKPPHPNYLEQRGVPLGILPEWNGQVGEYWLRGGDTLLLASDGLTDATVTVAGTTDSQATLKQVGLWQLLQQQAPPLNLDHLLSTIQALNVGQVDDQTVLSLEVLAP, from the coding sequence ATGAGTCTGGGCCAGGGTGACAAATTGAAATTGATGGTCGTCGACGACGAGCCCGATAACTTAGATCTGCTCTATCGGACCTTTCGCCGTGAGTTTCAGGTATTTAAAGCTGCCAACGGCTTCGAAGCCTTAGACATTCTGGCCCAGCAGGGCGAAATGGCCGTGATCATTTCAGACCAGCGGATGCCCCGCATGAACGGCACCGAATTTCTCAGCCGGACGGTGGCACACTTCCCCGACACCATCCGCATTGTGCTCACTGGCTACACCGACGTAGACGACTTGGTAGAGGCCATCAACTCCGGCAAGGTCTTCAAATACATCACGAAACCGTGGAATCCAGAGAACTTAAAGACCGTCGTGCTGCAAGCGGCAGATACCTATAAAGTTGTGAAGCAGCGGACTAAAGCCCTGACCCAGGCCCTGCGCCGCGAGTCTGTCATCAATACGGTGCTCAAGGCTCTACGGGAGTCGTTGGATTACGCCAGCATGTTACACAAAGTTGTACAAACCCTGGGGGATACCTGCGACGCTACCCACGCCATCCTGCATCCCATCCCTGCCCTACCCACCGGGCTCCATGACAGTCAGGCCCTAGAGTCAGGTCCCTATGCCTACCAGGCCAAATCTCCCTTATCTTCGGAGCTGCAAGCATTTCTGCTAGAAGACAGTCGCAAACGGATCTGCCTGGAGCCAGAGCAGCTCCAGGCTAACTTGGCGTCTCTAACCTTTCAGGGGTTGGCCATTCGAGCCCTCACCTTACCGTTGATCTATCAGCAGAATTACTTGGCGGTCGTGGTGCTGTATCAAATTGGCTCTGGCATTCCATGGAGCAGCGACACTCTAGGTCTCGTCGAAGGCATCACGGAACAGATCGCCTTAGCCATCTCCCAGGCTCAGCTATATCAGCACACTCGACTCCAGACCCATCAAATGCAGACCGAGTTAGCGGTCGCTCGTCAAATTCAGGCTAATCTACTCCGCCAACAGTTACCGGTGGTCAACGGCGTGCGGATTCAGGCCCGCTGCTTACCGGCTCGGGAAGTCGGAGGCGATTTCTTTGAGGTCTACTGTCATCCCCAAGGCGACCTGTGGCTAGCCGTGGGAGATGTCTCGGGGAAAGGCGTTCCTGCCGCCCTATTCATGGCCAGTGCCCTGTCTGTACTGCGACGAGAATTGGCCCAGGCAACCCCAGCGGCTCCCTATCGATTGATGCAAACCCTGAATCAAAGCCTATCGATGGAGCTGGTCAGTAATAATTGCTTCATCACCCTAGTGCTGGTGCGTTATGTTCCCACTACGGGACAGGTAATTTATGCCAATGCTGGCCATATCTATCCCATGGTGTGGTCAGACTATCAAGGGCAGGGACAAGCCCCGGCTAAGCCGCCCCACCCCAACTACCTAGAGCAACGGGGAGTGCCCTTGGGGATTTTGCCGGAATGGAATGGCCAGGTCGGGGAGTATTGGCTCAGGGGAGGAGATACCCTGTTGCTGGCCAGTGATGGGCTAACCGATGCCACTGTGACTGTTGCCGGAACAACAGACAGCCAGGCGACGCTGAAGCAGGTGGGCCTATGGCAGTTGTTGCAGCAACAGGCGCCTCCCCTGAATCTGGACCACCTCTTGAGTACTATTCAGGCTTTGAATGTGGGGCAGGTAGATGATCAGACGGTACTCTCCCTGGAGGTGCTGGCGCCATGA
- the rsmD gene encoding 16S rRNA (guanine(966)-N(2))-methyltransferase RsmD → MALRIYGNRVLKTLSGQATRPTPSKVRQALFNIWQGDIEGCCWLDLCAGSGAMGAEALCRGAKTVVGIEQSAVACRVIRENWQRVAKEDQSFFLIRGDVAKQLKRLQLASRHPSAPQRFDRIYFDPPYTSDLYIPVLCQVGEFQLLASGGELAVEHQPNYWQAEDISGLRIIRQKHYGKTHLTFYTQDDSSETSSSSGNTQTL, encoded by the coding sequence ATGGCTCTTCGCATATACGGCAATCGAGTCCTGAAAACATTGTCGGGTCAGGCCACCCGGCCTACACCTTCTAAGGTGCGACAGGCATTGTTCAATATCTGGCAGGGGGATATCGAGGGGTGTTGCTGGTTAGATCTCTGTGCCGGTAGTGGCGCGATGGGAGCCGAAGCTCTCTGTCGTGGGGCTAAAACCGTTGTGGGCATTGAGCAATCGGCAGTAGCCTGTCGGGTGATCCGCGAAAACTGGCAGCGGGTAGCCAAGGAGGACCAGTCATTTTTTCTGATCCGGGGAGATGTGGCTAAGCAACTGAAGCGATTGCAATTGGCGTCTAGACACCCCTCGGCACCACAACGCTTCGATCGTATTTACTTCGATCCCCCATACACCAGTGATCTCTATATACCGGTACTCTGCCAAGTAGGAGAATTTCAACTCCTAGCCTCCGGCGGCGAACTAGCGGTTGAACATCAGCCAAATTATTGGCAAGCAGAGGATATTTCAGGGCTAAGAATCATTCGTCAAAAGCACTATGGCAAAACTCATTTGACCTTTTACACCCAGGATGACTCCAGTGAGACATCGTCATCTTCAGGGAACACACAGACCCTCTAG
- a CDS encoding M15 family metallopeptidase, which produces MKPYHAIPIHDNGEPLVPLPLDQLAVRQPHPYAALGAPYGGQSPYRLRRSVGQALLLAQAHLQEQRPGWRLQIFDAYRPVAVQQFMVDYTLQQQQQAWGWCNPLTAEQRRQLLEQVYRFWAPPSADPSSPPPHSTGAAVDITLVDAQGQPVAMGTAIDELSPRSDPDYFAASKDAQEQQWHCDRTLLNQAMEPAGFRRHPQEWWHFSLGDQLWAWLQRQDTGDPHIIARYGPVTELTTSV; this is translated from the coding sequence ATGAAGCCATACCACGCCATCCCGATTCACGATAACGGCGAGCCCCTGGTGCCCCTGCCCCTAGACCAGCTAGCGGTGAGGCAACCCCATCCCTATGCGGCGTTGGGAGCTCCCTATGGTGGCCAGTCCCCATATCGTTTGCGTCGTAGTGTCGGCCAGGCCCTGTTGCTGGCCCAAGCCCATCTTCAGGAGCAGCGGCCAGGCTGGCGTTTACAGATATTTGATGCCTACCGTCCTGTGGCAGTGCAGCAGTTTATGGTGGATTACACCTTGCAACAGCAGCAGCAGGCCTGGGGCTGGTGTAATCCGTTGACAGCGGAGCAACGGCGGCAATTGCTAGAGCAGGTGTATCGCTTTTGGGCTCCCCCTAGCGCCGATCCCTCAAGTCCGCCCCCCCACAGTACTGGAGCGGCGGTCGATATCACCTTGGTAGATGCCCAGGGCCAGCCCGTCGCCATGGGTACTGCCATTGATGAGCTGTCCCCCCGGTCTGATCCGGATTACTTTGCGGCCAGTAAAGATGCGCAAGAGCAGCAGTGGCATTGCGATCGCACCCTACTGAATCAGGCAATGGAACCGGCCGGGTTTCGTCGGCATCCCCAGGAATGGTGGCATTTTTCCCTAGGCGATCAACTATGGGCCTGGCTGCAACGGCAAGACACTGGCGACCCGCACATCATTGCCCGCTATGGCCCAGTGACGGAACTAACGACGTCGGTTTGA
- the hisH gene encoding imidazole glycerol phosphate synthase subunit HisH, whose product MVRIAVVDYDMGNLHSACKGLANAGAHPHITDAATEIEAADAVVLPGVGAFDPAVQHLRSRDLIQPLRDVITSGKPFLGICLGLQVLFEGSEEGSEPGLGIVPGEIRRFQDEPDITIPHMGWNQLELTQPDLRLWRSIASGDWAYFVHSYYAAPKDATMTAATITHGSQTVTAAIARDNMMAVQFHPEKSAAKGLQLLANFVSLAQAQTPALRV is encoded by the coding sequence ATGGTTCGCATCGCTGTAGTGGATTACGATATGGGGAATCTCCATTCAGCCTGCAAGGGGTTGGCCAACGCTGGTGCCCATCCTCACATCACCGATGCAGCCACTGAGATCGAGGCAGCTGATGCCGTTGTCTTACCAGGGGTTGGGGCCTTCGATCCAGCCGTTCAACACTTGCGATCGCGAGATCTGATTCAGCCCTTGCGGGACGTTATCACTAGTGGCAAGCCATTTCTAGGGATTTGCCTAGGCTTGCAGGTATTGTTTGAGGGTAGCGAAGAGGGCAGCGAACCAGGGTTAGGCATTGTCCCTGGAGAGATCCGGCGCTTTCAGGATGAACCCGATATCACCATACCTCATATGGGATGGAACCAGCTAGAACTGACCCAGCCTGATCTCCGCCTATGGCGATCCATCGCCAGTGGCGACTGGGCCTATTTCGTCCATTCTTACTACGCTGCTCCCAAAGACGCAACCATGACTGCCGCCACCATTACCCACGGTAGCCAAACCGTTACGGCTGCTATTGCCCGCGATAACATGATGGCAGTCCAGTTTCACCCGGAGAAGTCTGCTGCAAAAGGCTTACAATTGTTGGCTAACTTTGTCAGCCTGGCACAGGCTCAGACACCAGCCCTGAGGGTGTAG
- the rsmH gene encoding 16S rRNA (cytosine(1402)-N(4))-methyltransferase RsmH, producing MTSASTGMYHVPVLPKETLAALALKPGLYLDATVGGGGHSRLLLEAEPALQVTAIDQDAVAIASAQARLASFGERVKFWRGNFAEFDPGSHRFDGILADLGVSSAHFDQPQRGFSFRHPAPLDMRMDQRQSLTAAEIVNYWNEVDLANLIYTLGEERLSRRIARQMVAQRPFQTTTDLAAAIAGCVPASYRHGRIHPATRTFQALRIAVNRELDVLDTLLQEAPHWLKPKGRLVIISFHSLEDRRVKHAFRASPLLTVISKKPIVAQPEEVNTNPRSRSAKLRVAERLP from the coding sequence ATGACGTCCGCCTCTACTGGGATGTACCATGTGCCGGTATTACCTAAAGAAACCCTGGCCGCCTTGGCCTTGAAGCCTGGTCTTTACCTAGATGCCACGGTGGGAGGAGGAGGCCACAGTCGTTTGTTGCTAGAGGCAGAGCCGGCTTTGCAGGTGACGGCGATTGATCAGGATGCGGTTGCGATCGCATCGGCCCAAGCCAGGCTAGCCTCCTTTGGGGAGCGCGTGAAATTTTGGCGGGGAAACTTTGCTGAGTTTGACCCTGGTTCCCATCGTTTTGACGGCATTCTAGCCGATCTAGGGGTGAGTTCCGCCCATTTCGATCAGCCTCAGCGTGGCTTTAGCTTTCGCCACCCAGCTCCGCTGGACATGCGCATGGATCAACGCCAAAGTCTCACCGCCGCAGAGATTGTCAATTACTGGAACGAGGTCGATTTGGCCAATTTGATCTACACCCTCGGAGAAGAGCGGCTTTCTCGCCGTATCGCCCGGCAAATGGTCGCCCAGCGCCCTTTCCAAACCACCACCGACTTAGCCGCTGCCATTGCTGGCTGTGTCCCGGCTAGTTATCGCCATGGCCGCATTCACCCTGCCACCCGCACCTTTCAGGCCCTACGGATTGCCGTCAACCGAGAGCTAGATGTTCTCGATACCCTGCTGCAAGAGGCTCCCCACTGGCTGAAACCAAAGGGCCGTCTGGTCATCATCAGTTTCCATAGTTTGGAAGACCGACGGGTGAAGCATGCCTTTCGGGCCTCGCCCCTGCTGACAGTAATCAGCAAAAAGCCCATCGTAGCCCAGCCAGAAGAGGTCAACACTAATCCCCGATCCCGCTCGGCTAAGCTACGGGTGGCTGAGCGCTTGCCATGA